The Neodiprion lecontei isolate iyNeoLeco1 chromosome 2, iyNeoLeco1.1, whole genome shotgun sequence genome segment CGATACAAATTCGGAAATGTTCAACCGTTAACGagggaattttatttctcctcATTTTTTGCTCTccttcctctcctctcctctcctctcctcttcacTCCTCGCCGCTCCGCTCCTCTCCTCAtcactttttctccttcccTCTCTCTGCCCCCGTGTTTTTTTTCGGTGGAGTGATATTGATTTGGTTCGGGCAATGTAATCTCGTACGTAGAAGAGTAAAGAgtggatatatgtatacggatAGAGGTAGATAGAGGTACGTagataggtaggtaggtaggtaggtaggttgGTAGGTAGGTAGAAACTCTCCCGCTCTAAGTTGGACTGATGCATCGCGGTTCGCGCATAGAGGGGCCGAACGCGAACGAAGCGGCTCTGCGCGGCGAAGATACGAGGGGAGAGAGGCATCTTCCCGCCCCTCCGCCGTTCGATCCCCACCAAGCGACCCGCCGACGATTCTCCTATTTCCCCTAGGACGAAGCGAGCGCCATCTACATCCCCCTCCTTCCCCCCACCTCCCCGTGCGCTCGCGGACCGGACAGCCGCGCGCCACCGCTACCTCCTCTCCGCCACCGGTCGACCCGCGGTTATCCCCCCTCCCTGCCCGCCGACGGCTGCCGCCCCTCTCCGCGACGCCTCGACGCCTCTCTGCCCCGTCGCGCTCTATCCATCGCCGCCGTACCAAACCAATCCTGAAATCCCCACTCCATCGCATGCCGGCGACGGAAGCGCGGCAACGTTGCAACGTCTCAGTCTCGGCGACTCTACCTCTACTCAACTCGGTGCTAGCCCGAGTCAACCAAGTTTTGTCTGCCGGGTGGTTCGTGACTTCGGGTTAAACGAAAAGAGTTGTGAAGTGTGGAGAGTGGAGAGTGGAGAGAATTCTGCCGTTGCCGTCggggaatatatatatatacacacacacacgcacgcacgcacacgtACACAaacatatacgtattatatacgtatatatataactaacTAACCAACTTCTCTCTGTCTCACTCTCTGTCTCGATCTCACTCTCTATCTCaatctctctcactctctctttctctatctctctatctctttctttCGTAAATCGCGAAATGCAAATACAACGCTGCGTAAGCGATCGGGAACGCGCAACGTATCTAATAAAACGTATAAACCAGTAAATAATCCAaccacacacacgcacacacatacacacacagcAAGACACACATACACGCAGAGCACACGCAAGAACGTACAGAAATACACAAATACCCACGTACGCGgatacgtatgtatacgtacgaACACACATACACGCGCCCAGGTACATATggatatacacgtatatgcatatgtatatatacacatacacgcatacacgTAAACGCGTACGTAAATAAGAAGTTAATGAGAGTTTAAGTTTGGTGTAAATGGCGCTCTCCAGCCGAAATGAGTCTACGTCATATGTGAACCTGTATTATTCTATTGTCCAGCGTGCGGCAACTCGTTACTTTAAGGAATATTACAATTCCGGTAAGtgtaaaatgtttttattcacCATTACGTATagtttgatttaattttacacCGTGCGTGCGTCTGCACGAgagttattgctattattattattattattaatattattattattcttgttattatcattgttattattattatcgtcatcgttgttaagtttttttttcttcttcgttctctctcttctcATAACTACCTATCGCCGATAATAATCATTATCAAGTTGCTAAAAAACGAGCAAAAACAGAGTGACCATCCGATCCTTGGTTGAAACgaacgtttatttattttttcttcttctcaacTCCATTTAATCCTACTTACATTCCGTAAATTTCATCTcgattttgttcatttttattcaattttattacgttttttttttttccgttcgcCTAGTTCGTCTCAGTTTCGTTGCGTTGCGTCAGTGAAAAATCCTACCGAGCACTTTGCTCCAACATGTTAAATGTTCCATGCGGCGGTCGTGCGTAAGGTATAACGTAAGAATTCACACTTGGGTATATAATATCATCGTAGGCGAATATAGCGTAATTAATATATTGCGCGTGGTGCGGTGCACGGCAGTCAGCCTCTGGTGTGACAACGGTGTGGCCACATGATACCGACGGGCCGTTGACAACAATCGACCTCCTCGTATTCCATCTTCACTCTTTATCAATTTAACGGCCGAGCCACAAGAGAGCTAAGGCCAAGAGCGGAGACGCAAGATGCAACGGGTTTATGCACGCGACACGCGACCCGCCCGCTTAACCCTAAACCCCCGCggaaaatctttaaaaatacCCAGCTACGAAAATCGGACGCGCAGGCGCACCGGATTTCGTTCGCGCCATGAAAACAAATCGTAAAAGTATTGTTACTCGGCGGCGATATCGTATCCTCTTGTATTGTTGaatgtacatacacacacattgaaaaaaagttgagcGATATTACTTTCATCTTCAAATTATTTACCGATATCTTCTATTTTATCGTTGTCTTTACGCTTATGTATACTCTTTTTCTTACAAGCGTTTTATACTTGCGTAcaatttctgttttcttttcttcctaatttattttattattattattattattattattattattattatttttttattactatttacACCGGCACCCACGTGGTCGTTTTTGTGATTTGGATACAGGTATCGACTGTCCGAAACTCTGTCAAATCGGTAACTACATAACACTCTACTGCATTGGGTGACGACAATTCTTTTTCTCTACAATTTACCTATCTCCTCTTTGTTTTCGCGGGGTTTACGTAGAGGCGTCGAAATGTGACGATTCTCAAGTTGGAACgtgttattcatttttattgttatcaaatttaatttcttatcGTTAAATGGGTAATGACTTGGTCGAACTTCCCGACCGACGTCAACTATTTCCGGATCATTTGTTGTCGATAGTGTTTGTCCATTCCGTTGAACAACTGTGACAATTTCCGAAGGCCGTTTTATAACGTGAGAATTGAAATTCCCGCCACGCGTCGAGCATCGATGTAGGCGGTCAATTATGAATCTTGTCCTCGGTTCAGAGAGAGATAAGTGAAATGTGGTTCTTGCGGAAAAGAAAAGACGCATCCTCTTCCCGCGACATTCACCTTCGGCGAACCGTTAATCGATCTCCCCACGTGCACGCACTAATTTGCGTTACAACTTGCGCGATTACCGTTGCACGCTGATATCATGTACTTGTAATCCGTTGGGTTGGAGGAATAAGAGGGACTGGCGGGAGATCACCCTGATCTCTTCATAGGCGCTTCTCTGCGGGAGGCGATGTTCGTAACCTTAATTACAGCCTCAACAACCGTCGCACTTGATTCCATCACGATCGCATACATTCGTACTCGCGGAAGAACGTGTAACGTGTAATATTACAGATCCTCGATTCTAGAGCATAGCTAAAGAGATAATTGCTTCGGAAGTTGAGACCGGCTGCAACAGATAACACGTTGACCACACCGTAATTATCCACCGTTTCCACTTGCATTAAGGATAAGAAGGATACACGcgcatttttctttaaatatgtGCTTTTTATCTACCAACTAGTTATAGACGGGGTGGCGTGTGGCACCAATCGTGTAAAACAAATAtgtgttttcaaatatttgtatgCCGGCGTTGCACGCAGCGCACATACCTATAGTATGCAGATAagtttgacaatttttattcgtccATCTTTTACATCAAAAATAAGAACAATGAATGGAGAGGGAAAAAGGGTTGAGGCGTAAGAAAGGATCCGCTGGCCGGCCGATTTCCGGCTACCCAGAAGGCTGTGCTGCTCTTGCTGCTGCAGAGATATACGCTCGTGCAGTCGGTTTTGGGATATTTAGCGCGCGCAGCGCGGGACTTCCAAAGCGTTCGGTCAGATTTTTCAAGCAATAAATTTAGAAAGGCATAAAAGATCTATGGAGCGCTGTTACGGTCAGCCACAATAGTGAATCTGGGGCCACATTCAGACATTCGGTATACCGTTATACGTGTTCGGGATTTAGCGATCCACGCCACTGATCTTGCCTTGGGATATATTATAGGTGTATGCGCTAGCTGGAATCGttggttcgttcgttcgttcagTTGGCTTGCCAACCGACTGGTCTATGCTGTACGAtaaactcacaatcagcctTGCAATTATCGCGCGCAGAGCTCCGTTCGTTGTCAAGGGGGGTATACGACTATGAATAGCCTTGAAAACtgtcttgatttttttaattattccgATATGGCGATAATTGCggtaagaaattaaaaaacaaaatttctcttatacagtgtatatatatatatatatacatacacttatatatatacacttcgatttttcgaacaaagaaatatatttttcctactACTATCGGAATTCTTTGCGAATCGTAAATTCGTTTTATCCGATATTTGTatatatctaaaaaaaaaaagttatccgTTGTTGCTGacgatatttttatgaattttagaCACTTTACGTTGAAACATACAATGTAGACTGAAAACGAAATATCGTATTAAAAATCCCTTTCATAGAAGGTGAACTGGCAATGGCGTGTAAAtgtcgtaaaaatttcaagccgATCGGATTTACGGTTACGGAGAAATCGAGCAGGTCACCGTTTTCAACGGCCGTTGCCGCTTTTTGCTCACCAGCAGCTCACTTCAATCGCGGCTCCTGAACGCTACACAATTTTCTTCGTTGGTCGAATCTCTTTTCTGAGGACTACGTACCTCgcttatttcttttaaaaatcttgGCAAACTTATTAGACACACGAAaggattttactttcattttttacagcgACTTGAGGTGCGATGACGTTTCGAATGGCGatgttaaattttcgaaagtcGATAGAAATTTACGAACATATTCGAAAACACGAAGAATAATCGTTGTTACTTTAAGGTTGTTACATCGCGGTTGGATGTAGAATTTGTAGCGAAATTTCGTGGTTACAAATTCGTGTGAAAACGTGACTGGCAACAATCTTCGGGATCTATAAGATCTCGTGACGTGTACAGTAGTTGGCGAGCGAGCATTATTATATTGTTCGTTGATAAGTCAAGGTCTGGGCGTCTATAGTCGGTGGTAGTTGGGTAGTTGTTAGGTAGGTAAGTAGGTAGGTTGGTAGtaggtattattattttgtgaCATAATAGAAAGGCTTGGGAGTTTATACCCGATCACGACACAACgtggagaagaagaaaaaacaagaaaaagaaaagacaaaGAGCGAAGAGAGgacagaaaagaaagagaaaaaattaagagaagaagaagaagaagaagaagaagcagctAAACTGAATTCGTGTTCAGAACGCGCGTTAAAAATATCCGGGATTACAGCGGCCAGGTTAAGATTAGAGAAATGCAAACTTCCTGTGTTCTTTCAGAGAGTTCAACGAACCGCATCTAAAACAATTTCTTCCATTCTATACCCCGGGGGACAGATTCGAAATATCTGAATCAAGCTTCGagagtattatttttttttttttcttctcccgtCTAGCGGCGCGAAGTCGCCATCAACTCACGGTCAAACCAACTCGGCAAATATTATAGTTACAGGTATTTTCATCTTGTTCTTTCTACCACCTTGCATCGAGACGGCAACGCGATTGCGGCACGATATTCAGTTTCATTCCCGCCCCCTTATTCCGGCATTCAAAGTGTATCTCAAATGCGTTTATAACAATGTGAAACTGGCCACGTAACGACGGTCGCCGGCCTTTACGGCAGATCTGTGTGCGTACCGCGATAGTTAGCCCAATCATGTGTGATGTTTAAGCTTCGTCGGGCAATTTGACattaacaatgaaaatttttccacgttGGGTACACCTCGCGCTCAAAGATTGATGTACGAAtatcaatataaaaaaaaaaaaaaaaatggaggaaCGGCGTGGTAGCAACGAAGCGTCGATTCAACAAAGCTGTACAACATAATGTAGAAACGAATTACTTGTGTGTCATTGAATCGCCGTCCGCGCACAGCCttaatgtacatataatagTACGCGTATAACGTATGCAGTCTCAGCTCCGAATAACCTGTACGTGTATTcgtttatttgaaattgaataactttGTCGCAGATGCAGCGTTtgtgataaatatataatagtaACACACCTAACACCCCGTAGTTACGTTATAATATAcaatgcatatatgtatactataaCGTATATAAATGCAAAAAGATTAATCGTCGTGTGGTGTGGATGTGAAAAAATGGGTATAATAATTCGGGATGTAGGTATGTAAAGGAACAATACAAAGCGCGGAGGGCAGCGCGCGGGTTCGTCGAGTTATTGCAAGCGTGACACTCACTCGAGGTCCCAAGGACGAGAGAACACTCGAATGACTAACGCCGAACACGCCGCGATAACTGCGGCGCAACTCTGACTGAAAGTATAAAACACATTCAATTCGGGGGGGCCTCGGTATCCAGGCTTAGCAGAGCGAGGAAGGCCCCTGGGCCTTCGCTAATTCGTTCATCCGTCGCTGCGCGTAGGCACCGATGCACGTTACACCGTCGACGTTGACGGCGACGGCGACGCCGAGCGAGAagcttttgttgaaaaaaaaaaaaaagaaaaaaagaaacccaaTTAATAGCCCGTCGTATTTCCTTATCTATTTTATCGATGTAGATAGCCGAGTATGTGtgttttactgaaaaattccGTACACCGCAGCATTGTATGCATGTGTGAGGAGAGGCGAGAGGCGCGCGATGGATGGCGGTGGCGATGGCGATGGCGTGTCGCGAGTGAAAAACTCGTTCTAACCGAAATTgtatcatatttatttatatatgaggcattccacccTAAATCGTCCCACTTCGGGCCTTCGCTAtcggcgatttttttattatacttaaATATGGCGTAGAGTATACAGAAAAAAAgcggtggtttttttttttttttttgtagtgtTGTAGATTTTTTGGACCGCGGGTTCGATTTTATTACTctcaaaaatacgaaaacccGATTATCGAATTGATTAGACTCAATCGAttgtcttcaaatttttcttgccAAATTCTTTGTTAAAATAGTAAAACTTTGAATCCAAGGTGAAGTGGGCGACCTTTTGGTTTAGACGCTACAGGCGAAACAAAGTGAGAATAGTCGAATAAAACATaagtttgtattttttaaatttatattcatttctgttttattcaattttttattacctgATTCGCCCGTAACATTTAAACCAAAACCTTGCTCACTTTCATCTTGGTCTCAAAATTTTCGCTTTTTAAGAAAGAATTTCGGAGATGAATGTAAAACGAATTGATCAGGACTATTCGCTCTAAAATTGGATTTTGTGTTTTTGGAAGCAGTGACAATTGAACCTGTggttcaaaatatttgaaaaacagtgaaagttgatttttttagTACATACTACACCacacttaaaaataaataaaattaccgGTGGTGGAGGTCAGACGTAAGTCGGTTTATATTaacattaatttttacaatcacGGTCAAGAGAAAAATTCTAACCTAACTTATACTcacatacgtataaatatattttaaaccTTGTTCATGCGGTGTATTTTAACAacttaaaaattcaaagttattACACAGCATCGCGTTTATTAAGACGACGTTGGATTTTATAATCAGGATATTTTTCGTTATCATAATTATTGGTGATCTCAAGGCTTCCTTGTGTCAGAGGTTATATACATCACGTTATCAAATTCGGCCCAAGTTCCTCGTTTTTAAAACATATTCTTCGTACTGCACAGACCACGATCATCTTCTTATTCGTTCACTCATCGCCGAGTGCTTcgaattctttgttttttcttcgttttttttccctttcattCTACTAGATTTTCTTCATCAAATTTGGCGGGTGTCGTGGGTTGTTTCCGAAGAAAATATCACCATTTTACCAGACAAATGCTAATCGCCCTTCTGCTGCGAATCATTCTTCACTCGACTTGACCGACGACGCCTCGTTTGCTGTCGACGGAGTGAATAATAACAGAGAATGAAGTATAACTTGTCAATGTTAATTGAtgcattctctctctctctcccctcCCCCATCTCTTGCTTTCGCTCACCCTATTTCTCTTTATCATTTACAGTTATCGGCTTGAACATCAAGCGCAGTAAACTTGAGCGTAAATCATTCGGCGAAGTTTTTTGGCATTcattaatatcaaatattgtTTGGAATTCACCGTACTCTCTAAATATGAATCAGTTATAAGTACAAAACTGGATAAAATCAGTGTATTTGGACCGAATACCAGTGGAGTGTTAGTGATAAGTCACTGAAGCGTCAGTATATATgcactgaatttttccagttctGTACTTATATTgtattgattaaaatttagaGAGTAAAACTAGGATAGTTGACAATCGGATGTACACACGTACCTACCTCCACCTTCCTTCATTTCAAAATCTtctgataaaatatttatatagtGTTCATCGCCCCGCGCATATGTAGTGTAAAGATATCCACGACGGCTAAGCTATCGAAGTGATTCATCCACGTTAAAACGTGCCTTTTTAATCACGTGAATTTTCTTGCTGCACATCGAATCTTTATTTACGAGCACgagagaaattattatcgCATATTACTCGATGCGAAGAATGCGAAACTCTATTTATTGTTCTAGCGAACGCATATGGGGCGATTGTTTGGAAAGGCACCCGTGCAGATTAAGTAATATTCATAAAGTTTATACCGTATAATATGAGGactttttcaagtatttttcttctGGAAAACTTGGTATATTAGATATCCCCCCCTTCTAAAAACGGGAACATGATCATTCATTTTAGAGAATTCATCGCAAAGTAAAGATTGTggtcataaaaaattatactgcAGCGATgggtgaatttttcttttcttcaaagaTTGGTTGGGTTGTCATTAACTCCGAAACTCTGAAACATTTCCGACTGTATTGACGCTGTAACTTTGATTTTTACTGTCTGTTTCTTTTCTAATTACGAGAAACGTCTCCATCCTACAAGCTGATGAAATTCCAACAAAACAATCTGTATATTTTCGTGATATTTTCCTTTTGAGGGTTATTCCTAAAAAATTATGGTCGTATTCAATGCGAAATTCGGAAACTCAATTATGGTAGTAAAATTCGAATATCCCTGGCGATCGAATCATCATTTTTCCAATATCGATTCTCTCCGTTCACACGGCATGGACTGTGAAGGACATTTTCTGGcggaagaaaatgaatttcatcgaTTATAATGCTAGGCAGGGATTATAATGCTAGTCGTAGGTGTTCGAAAGCCTTTCAACAAACGTGTCATATCGCAAATAAAGCTCAAATACttgttcaataattttccaatgatAATTATTGTTCCGGTCATTGATTGTCGGTAGATTCTGCTCATACGAATTAAAagaggtttaaaaaaatctgatcCTATTGGAGAAAAATTAGGTGAAAAAAGTGGTAGAAACAAAGAATATATTGAACAGTACCGAATCCGTATTTCGTACGAAATATTGCCAAGATGATATACCGGGGTATACCGGACGAGATATGCCAATACGATAAAAGTGTGAGCGGCGGAATCGAGCGGCGAGTGACGAAATAGTACCGCCATGAATATTAATAGAcgcatgtatacgtacatcATACACACATGTCTATGGGTATAATATCAAAGTCGAGAATATACGTACGTGATACTAtacgaggaaagaaaaaatgaaagaaattttgttGCATAGGTAGACAGGCAAATAGCGTAAAGTGTACACAAAATGTATACCTaaatacatatgcatatatgtaggtatagagagatgtataatatacgcgtattatagatataatatgtatgtaaaacGGGAGGGAGGTGATTCTCGTtccgcgtcgtcgtcgtcgtcgtcgcgtcGTCATCGCCGcgtgaaataaataagtaCGCGAAATAGGTaaatgagagagagagccaGGAAGTGGATTGACCGTGTGTAATGTTTGTCCGCAGGCTAGATCATTGGGGCGGGCGGGGTAGCTAGGGATAGTAGAAGAGGACGAGGGAGGGAGCTACGGATGAGGAGGACGGGAAGCGAGAATGGCTCTAAACTTCTCCGCCTCGTTCGCGGCTTGCCTCGCGGCCGGACTCAAGGTGCCCCGCCAGATCATGTACTGCATCTCACAGGGTAAGCTCACATCAACATCGTATCCTCCCTCTCTGCATACGTACCCTGCACCACCCAACCACCCGCAATACACCGCATCATCGTTATCTCTACGTGTGTGTCGTCTTCGGCAAATCTTCGCGTCGCATATACCACCCACTGTATACCATCGTAAAACACCTGCAGCAGCACCCTTTTCCATTCTCCGTAAACCACGTGCATCATCCGTAAACGAGAACTCCAACCCCCTCCATCAACCCATCAAGTACAATAATATCGGGTCGAATCACGTTCCGTTCCGtcacgttattttatttttcgttttttacttttatttttttttctgttttacttttttcattcctttacGACAcggtatttatgtatatatgtacaatatatatatatatatatatatgtatacgtatatgtatatatacatatacatgtataacgtTCTGAAGTATGTTGTACAGGTTATCCTGCGTGTGCAGCAACGTTGGTATGACAATGTGTGTGCACAGTATATTCAAGGGTATACATGACTACGCTTTATACGTCTGGTATAAGCTTGGTCGTTAAAACTGACTATACGTATGCTTATACCTATGGCCTACCTGTGCGATgaattgtgtgtgtgtatacatataaatgtaCAGGATGTTACGAAATACCCGAGGCATAACGAGTAACAGGTGAATTATAAGCGCggtgtcgaaaaattttaaatgtcaTTGGAAATGATTTTGCCACGCGAGTAAACGCCCCTGAATTCTCCGGCGGCTGCTGCTTCGTATCCGCGCTTCATCGGCAGCAGCAGCCATGTGTATACgcgtagagagagagagagagagtgggaGTCGAAgatttcgcaatttttcacgCATATTCACTTATACATTTATGTAGCGTACATCTGCACAAGCGGGACCAGACTCCCTGGGTTACGATAGTAACGTCCGTTCGTCCGTGTCAATCGCGTGGTTATATGTATGTTGTTATAAACTTctctatacatacataggtatgtatacaataCGTTCCAAGCTTCTCCGAGATGCGAGGATGAAAGATATTCCAGTAGATCTTATACATTTTGGTGCCGACAGAGAGTGTATACTAAGAgtattcgttaaaaatttgaaaacactcgttaaatttttttcttcgccgGCTGGCGTTcgattacaaatatatttataatacatataacaatatgaatatgtatacatattctGAAAGATATCTCGCGAGGGGGCCTTTTGACCCACTTGAAGTGACACCGTATCTTGCGTTAACCGCCACGAATTGGTCTTCGATGAGAGTGCAAAAAGCCCCCGTAAGGAGACCCTCTCTGTACGTGGATGTGATTTGAATTGACATGCGAATAACCTCGATGCAACAGACATGCGTGTATGAAGCATACGGAAAGGAAATTACACTGGCGCGATATTTAACTGGATTAACTTCTAgaagtttgatttttattaccCTTCAATCCCACCCgttgatatttcattttcttggcCCTAATTTTACAAGTGTCTGATAAATAGATAGACTGAAAGAAATGAACCGTTATAAAATATGTCAGCGTAATTTGATttggttgaaatttgtttgtGTCATTTATAATATATGCTAATTGGAGTGTAGGCAATATAGTCTATTCTACTATGATTGTacagtaatttcaattcgacatttttatttatccaattCAATGGTATGTAAACTCACTTGAAGCACAGGCGCCTTCGTGTGAAAttattaatcgaaaaaaatgttttatttaccGATTCTGTGCATTTGTACAATGCTGATTCATTTTCAAGTAATTGACGCTCGATGGTTATTTTTACTGAATATTTCTTTCTGTATATTGGTACACGTGTATCAGTAAGATTGAAAATACATACCGAACGACGCACAATATCGTGTCTACCTTGTATGATTGCAGACACAGGCGCCCCATACGTGTTGTACAAAGATAATATGGAGAGAGCCCAGGGGCAATGGGGTCCAGGGCCGGGATCTCTCCAGGATGGTGGATTGTACGCccagcaacaacagcaacagcagcagcagcagcagcagcaacaacagcagcagcaacagcagcaacagcagcagcaaggTTCCTCCTCGTCCGGTAGCCCGCAGCAGGCTTGCGGCCCTCCAGTTGAGGGGGAGAGTGGACCTCCGCCCTCGCTAGCCTCCCCCGTCCCCTCACCGTACCCTTCGGCACCTCCCGAGCCTCAGGCCCTCACCCCATCCGATGACGACATCCAGTCTAGCCAAACTACACCTCAACAGCAGCAGACGCAGCAGCAGGTTCAGCAACAAGttcagcagcaacagcaacagcaacaacaacaacaacagcagcagcagcaacagcagcagcagcagcaacagcagcaacaacaggGGCACTCGCCTCAGCAGCAGCTCACACCCCACGAGGTTGAACGCGGGGACTGTTTTCCTGGTAGCGGTGATTTGCAACAATATCCACAGCATTATTTCAAAGAAAGCAGGCCGCATCCGTCGCCGTCGATGCCTTCCCACATGCTTACACCGGGGGGTTTCTCAGCGTTGCATTATCTGAAGCAACCGGGGGTCATGCTGACGTCGCTTGGTCAGGCTGTCGACGGCGGGGCAAGCTTGGAGGGTCACCAGTACACGAGTCCCGGAGGTCCGAATATGTCGTCGACGGGTTTGCCGGACATTGTACAGCAGAATGGAAAATCGTCGAAGGGTGCAAACAGTGATCTTAGATTGTTCAAGTGCTTGACGTGCGGTAAAGATTTCAAGCAGAAGTCTACCCTGTTGCAACACGAGAGGATTCATACGGACAGTCGGCCGTACGGGTGTCCGGAGTGCGGAAAGCGGTTTAGGCAGCAATCCCATCTTACCCAGCATCTACGCATACACGCCAACGAGAAGCCGTACGCGTGCGTTTACTGCGAGCGTACTTTTCGCCAGCGGGCCATTCTCAACCAGCATCTACGCATCCACTCGGGTGAGAAGCCATACCAATGTCCGGAGTGCGGAAAACACTTTCGTCA includes the following:
- the LOC107217785 gene encoding zinc finger protein 768 isoform X2 — translated: MALNFSASFAACLAAGLKVPRQIMYCISQDTGAPYVLYKDNMERAQGQWGPGPGSLQDGGLYAQQQQQQQQQQQQQQQQQQQQQQQQQGSSSSGSPQQACGPPVEGESGPPPSLASPVPSPYPSAPPEPQALTPSDDDIQSSQTTPQQQQTQQQVQQQVQQQQQQQQQQQQQQQQQQQQQQQQQQQGHSPQQQLTPHEVERGDCFPGSGDLQQYPQHYFKESRPHPSPSMPSHMLTPGGFSALHYLKQPGVMLTSLGQAVDGGASLEGHQYTSPGGPNMSSTGLPDIVQQNGKSSKGANSDLRLFKCLTCGKDFKQKSTLLQHERIHTDSRPYGCPECGKRFRQQSHLTQHLRIHANEKPYACVYCERTFRQRAILNQHLRIHSGEKPYQCPECGKHFRQKAILNQHVRTHQDVSPHLIFKNGMTPTLWPQDVPFPPEEGGGGGGGGGGGGGGGGKGADVASNFGDSGSFSPAPDASSIQYPAYFKDPKGGNHTVFGAGGPSSFGALQYIKQQGAASKGCLPDVIQHGRSAGMPLYVRCPICQKEFKQKSTLLQHGCIHIESRPYPCPECGKRFRQQSHLTQHLRIHTNEKPYGCVYCGRNFRQRTILNQHVRIHTGEKPYKCQQCGKDFRQKAILDQHTRTHQGDRPFCCPMPNCRRRFATEPEVKKHIDNHMNPHAAKVRRNSSGDTKPPSSSSGAGGLGAGPAGPRGLTPTVVKPELYFPQCYAPAFNHQPPVSTAQFPVQANGVSGVTGEFKPPSGIPPQ
- the LOC107217785 gene encoding zinc finger protein 768 isoform X1, whose translation is MALSSRNESTSYVNLYYSIVQRAATRYFKEYYNSDTGAPYVLYKDNMERAQGQWGPGPGSLQDGGLYAQQQQQQQQQQQQQQQQQQQQQQQQQGSSSSGSPQQACGPPVEGESGPPPSLASPVPSPYPSAPPEPQALTPSDDDIQSSQTTPQQQQTQQQVQQQVQQQQQQQQQQQQQQQQQQQQQQQQQQQGHSPQQQLTPHEVERGDCFPGSGDLQQYPQHYFKESRPHPSPSMPSHMLTPGGFSALHYLKQPGVMLTSLGQAVDGGASLEGHQYTSPGGPNMSSTGLPDIVQQNGKSSKGANSDLRLFKCLTCGKDFKQKSTLLQHERIHTDSRPYGCPECGKRFRQQSHLTQHLRIHANEKPYACVYCERTFRQRAILNQHLRIHSGEKPYQCPECGKHFRQKAILNQHVRTHQDVSPHLIFKNGMTPTLWPQDVPFPPEEGGGGGGGGGGGGGGGGKGADVASNFGDSGSFSPAPDASSIQYPAYFKDPKGGNHTVFGAGGPSSFGALQYIKQQGAASKGCLPDVIQHGRSAGMPLYVRCPICQKEFKQKSTLLQHGCIHIESRPYPCPECGKRFRQQSHLTQHLRIHTNEKPYGCVYCGRNFRQRTILNQHVRIHTGEKPYKCQQCGKDFRQKAILDQHTRTHQGDRPFCCPMPNCRRRFATEPEVKKHIDNHMNPHAAKVRRNSSGDTKPPSSSSGAGGLGAGPAGPRGLTPTVVKPELYFPQCYAPAFNHQPPVSTAQFPVQANGVSGVTGEFKPPSGIPPQ
- the LOC107217785 gene encoding zinc finger protein 768 isoform X3; translated protein: MALSSRNESTSYVNLYYSIVQRAATRYFKEYYNSDTGAPYVLYKDNMERAQGQWGPGPGSLQDGGLYAQQQQQQQQQQQQQQQQQQQQQQQQQGSSSSGSPQQACGPPVEGESGPPPSLASPVPSPYPSAPPEPQALTPSDDDIQSSQTTPQQQQTQQQVQQQVQQQQQQQQQQQQQQQQQQQQQQQQQQQGHSPQQQLTPHEVERGDCFPGSGDLQQYPQHYFKESRPHPSPSMPSHMLTPGGFSALHYLKQPGVMLTSLGQAVDGGASLEGHQYTSPGGPNMSSTGLPDIVQQNGKSSKGANSDLRLFKCLTCGKDFKQKSTLLQHERIHTDSRPYGCPECGKRFRQQSHLTQHLRIHANEKPYACVYCERTFRQRAILNQHLRIHSDVSPHLIFKNGMTPTLWPQDVPFPPEEGGGGGGGGGGGGGGGGKGADVASNFGDSGSFSPAPDASSIQYPAYFKDPKGGNHTVFGAGGPSSFGALQYIKQQGAASKGCLPDVIQHGRSAGMPLYVRCPICQKEFKQKSTLLQHGCIHIESRPYPCPECGKRFRQQSHLTQHLRIHTNEKPYGCVYCGRNFRQRTILNQHVRIHTGEKPYKCQQCGKDFRQKAILDQHTRTHQGDRPFCCPMPNCRRRFATEPEVKKHIDNHMNPHAAKVRRNSSGDTKPPSSSSGAGGLGAGPAGPRGLTPTVVKPELYFPQCYAPAFNHQPPVSTAQFPVQANGVSGVTGEFKPPSGIPPQ